One window from the genome of Cryptomeria japonica chromosome 6, Sugi_1.0, whole genome shotgun sequence encodes:
- the LOC131051073 gene encoding calmodulin calcium-dependent NAD kinase-like isoform X2, translating into MKNLKTKNVFSTLLQQFKAIGHYPNVPSETSAVVPMNANDRSPVLLLIGGGMGVEKSTVVKDILENSFWSNASKNALVVAADAFKETDVIYQALHSSGRHDLLEISELVHQTSINAAESLLVTALNEGRDVIFDGTMSWEPFVLQTIAMARDVHHRQYRRGPGYQRAEDGSVQEKYWEPIEDTDPPNVLKTHESILSNETSDMKSIRKPLSNMRKPYRIELVGVICDAHLAVVRGVRRAIMKKRAVRVKEQLKSIKRFAAALPHYCEVVDQVKIYSTNDIGGPTKIIGWKEGSSKLLVDPENIKALTKLASLNEDARSVYELYSSLNDRTELDNVMKDKVLSGERALHQKQLLNKIQSIETYLLNRNSISLTSSHSASPISSSDYI; encoded by the exons ATGAAGAATCTCAAGACAAAAAATGTGTTTTCTACTCTATTACAGCAGTTTAAAGCTATCGGCCACTATCCTAATGTTCCTAGTGAGACAAGTGCAGTTGTGCCAATGAATGCCAATGATAGAAGCCCTGTGCTGCTTCtaattggcggtgggatgggggttGAAAAGAGTACGGTGGTCAAAGATATACTAGAAAA CTCTTTCTGGTCAAATGCATCAAAAAATGCTTTGGTAGTGGCAGCAGATGCTTTCAAAGAAACAGATGTTATATACCAAGCCTTGCATTCTAGTGGGCGTCATGATTTGCTGGAAATATCAGAACTG GTGCATCAAACATCAATCAATGCAGCAGAGTCTCTCCTTGTCACCGCCTTGAATGAGGGTCGTGATGTAATATTTGATGGCACCATGTCCTGGGAACCATTTGTTCTACAGACAATTGCCATGGCTCGAGATGTCCATCATAGACAATATAGGAGGGGTCCAGGCTATCAAAGAGCAGAGGATGGTTCTGTACAAGAAAAATACTGGGAACCAATCGAGGATACTGATCCTCCCAATGTTTTGAAAACCCATGAAAGCATATTGAGTAATGAGACCTCAGACATGAAATCAATTAGGAAGCCACTTTCAAATATGAGGAAACCATACAGAATTGAGCTTGTTGGAGTCATCTGTGATGCACATCTTGCAGTAGTTCGTGGAGTGAG GAGAGCCATAATGAAAAAAAGAGCTGTGAGGGTTAAAGAGCAATTGAAATCCATCAAAAGATTTGCTGCTGCTCTTCCTCATTATTGTGAAGTGGTTGATCAAGTCAAAATATATAGTACAAATGATATTGGAGGCCCAACAAAG ATAATAGGATGGAAAGAGGGGAGTAGTAAATTGCTTGTTGATCCTGAAAATATCAAAGCTCTGACTAAGTTAGCCTCTTTGAATGAGGATGCAAGATCTGTTTATGAATTGTACAGTTCCCTCAATGACAGAACTGAGTTGGACAATGTTATGAAAGATAAAGTATTATCTGGTGAAAGAGCCTTGCATCAGAAGCAGTTGCTGAATAAAATTCAATCTATTGAAACTTATTTGCTAAATAGAAACTCAATTAGCCTCACCTCCAGCCACTCTGCATCCCCTATCTCAAGCTCTGACTATATATAA
- the LOC131051073 gene encoding calmodulin calcium-dependent NAD kinase-like isoform X1: MKNLKTKNVFSTLLQQFKAIGHYPNVPSETSAVVPMNANDRSPVLLLIGGGMGVEKSTVVKDILENSFWSNASKNALVVAADAFKETDVIYQALHSSGRHDLLEISELVHQTSINAAESLLVTALNEGRDVIFDGTMSWEPFVLQTIAMARDVHHRQYRRGPGYQRAEDGSVQEKYWEPIEDTDPPNVLKTHESILSNETSDMKSIRKPLSNMRKPYRIELVGVICDAHLAVVRGVRRAIMKKRAVRVKEQLKSIKRFAAALPHYCEVVDQVKIYSTNDIGGPTKLVVVQIIGWKEGSSKLLVDPENIKALTKLASLNEDARSVYELYSSLNDRTELDNVMKDKVLSGERALHQKQLLNKIQSIETYLLNRNSISLTSSHSASPISSSDYI; encoded by the exons ATGAAGAATCTCAAGACAAAAAATGTGTTTTCTACTCTATTACAGCAGTTTAAAGCTATCGGCCACTATCCTAATGTTCCTAGTGAGACAAGTGCAGTTGTGCCAATGAATGCCAATGATAGAAGCCCTGTGCTGCTTCtaattggcggtgggatgggggttGAAAAGAGTACGGTGGTCAAAGATATACTAGAAAA CTCTTTCTGGTCAAATGCATCAAAAAATGCTTTGGTAGTGGCAGCAGATGCTTTCAAAGAAACAGATGTTATATACCAAGCCTTGCATTCTAGTGGGCGTCATGATTTGCTGGAAATATCAGAACTG GTGCATCAAACATCAATCAATGCAGCAGAGTCTCTCCTTGTCACCGCCTTGAATGAGGGTCGTGATGTAATATTTGATGGCACCATGTCCTGGGAACCATTTGTTCTACAGACAATTGCCATGGCTCGAGATGTCCATCATAGACAATATAGGAGGGGTCCAGGCTATCAAAGAGCAGAGGATGGTTCTGTACAAGAAAAATACTGGGAACCAATCGAGGATACTGATCCTCCCAATGTTTTGAAAACCCATGAAAGCATATTGAGTAATGAGACCTCAGACATGAAATCAATTAGGAAGCCACTTTCAAATATGAGGAAACCATACAGAATTGAGCTTGTTGGAGTCATCTGTGATGCACATCTTGCAGTAGTTCGTGGAGTGAG GAGAGCCATAATGAAAAAAAGAGCTGTGAGGGTTAAAGAGCAATTGAAATCCATCAAAAGATTTGCTGCTGCTCTTCCTCATTATTGTGAAGTGGTTGATCAAGTCAAAATATATAGTACAAATGATATTGGAGGCCCAACAAAG TTGGTAGTTGTTCAGATAATAGGATGGAAAGAGGGGAGTAGTAAATTGCTTGTTGATCCTGAAAATATCAAAGCTCTGACTAAGTTAGCCTCTTTGAATGAGGATGCAAGATCTGTTTATGAATTGTACAGTTCCCTCAATGACAGAACTGAGTTGGACAATGTTATGAAAGATAAAGTATTATCTGGTGAAAGAGCCTTGCATCAGAAGCAGTTGCTGAATAAAATTCAATCTATTGAAACTTATTTGCTAAATAGAAACTCAATTAGCCTCACCTCCAGCCACTCTGCATCCCCTATCTCAAGCTCTGACTATATATAA